A region from the Vibrio sp. SS-MA-C1-2 genome encodes:
- a CDS encoding YijD family membrane protein yields MTTSSVASQKKTLVLSLIAGACGAGSWAALFSSYATFSIFPIIGLVLALYTLYESYASQRMVEGTSKLAAACFFIGVFGFSSFVRTEHPEIGTNFISLMIVLVLLCWVAYKQGLFSGKTATTAE; encoded by the coding sequence ATGACAACTAGTTCAGTTGCAAGTCAGAAGAAGACACTTGTACTTTCACTTATTGCTGGAGCTTGTGGAGCCGGTTCATGGGCAGCATTATTCAGTAGCTATGCAACATTTTCTATCTTTCCAATCATCGGTTTAGTACTCGCGCTTTATACTTTATATGAGTCGTATGCTAGTCAGCGTATGGTTGAAGGGACATCTAAATTAGCCGCAGCATGCTTTTTTATTGGCGTGTTTGGTTTTTCATCATTTGTCCGTACAGAGCACCCAGAAATTGGGACTAACTTTATCTCATTAATGATTGTTCTTGTTTTGTTATGTTGGGTTGCTTATAAGCAGGGACTTTTCTCTGGTAAAACAGCAACAACCGCTGAGTAA
- the rpsJ gene encoding 30S ribosomal protein S10: MQNQRIRIRLKAFDHRLIDQSTAEIVETAKRTGAQVRGPIPLPTRKERFTILISPHVNKDARDQYELRTHKRLIDIVEPTDKTVDALMRLDLAAGVDVQISLG, encoded by the coding sequence ATGCAGAACCAACGTATTCGTATCCGCTTAAAAGCTTTCGATCATCGCTTGATCGATCAGTCTACAGCGGAAATTGTAGAAACTGCAAAGCGTACTGGCGCGCAGGTTCGTGGTCCTATTCCACTGCCTACTCGCAAAGAGCGTTTTACCATACTGATTTCACCGCATGTTAATAAAGATGCACGTGACCAGTATGAGTTACGTACCCATAAACGTCTAATCGACATTGTTGAGCCTACAGATAAAACTGTTGATGCTCTTATGCGTTTAGACCTGGCTGCTGGCGTTGACGTTCAGATTAGCTTGGGTTAA
- the rplB gene encoding 50S ribosomal protein L2 — protein MAIVKCKPTSAGRRHLVKVVNADLHKGKPYAPLLEKNSKSGGRNNNGRITVRHIGGGHKHHYRLIDFKRNKDGIPAKVERLEYDPNRSANIALVLYADGERRYIIAPKGLTAGDMIQSGEDAAIKVGNTLPMRNIPVGSTVHNIELKPGKGAQVARSAGAYAQIIARDGAYVTLRLRSGEMRKILSEGRATIGEVGNAEHMLRELGKAGARRWRGVRPTVRGVAMNPIDHPHGGGEGRTSGGRHPVSPWGVPTKGFKTRKNKRTDKYIVRRRNK, from the coding sequence ATGGCTATTGTAAAATGTAAGCCTACTTCTGCAGGTCGTCGCCACTTAGTTAAAGTGGTAAATGCTGACCTGCATAAGGGCAAGCCTTACGCACCTTTGCTGGAGAAAAACAGCAAGTCAGGTGGTCGTAACAACAACGGTCGTATTACGGTTCGTCATATCGGTGGTGGTCATAAGCATCATTACCGTTTGATTGATTTCAAACGTAATAAAGATGGTATTCCAGCGAAAGTTGAACGTCTTGAATACGATCCAAACCGTAGTGCAAATATTGCACTAGTATTATACGCTGATGGTGAGCGTCGCTATATCATTGCACCGAAAGGCTTAACAGCTGGTGACATGATTCAATCTGGCGAAGATGCTGCAATCAAAGTTGGTAACACGTTACCAATGCGTAATATCCCTGTGGGTTCAACAGTTCATAACATCGAACTTAAGCCTGGCAAAGGTGCACAAGTTGCACGTTCTGCTGGTGCTTACGCTCAAATCATTGCACGTGATGGTGCTTACGTTACTCTACGTTTACGTAGCGGTGAAATGCGTAAAATCCTATCTGAAGGTCGTGCAACGATTGGTGAAGTAGGTAATGCTGAGCATATGCTACGTGAACTGGGTAAAGCTGGTGCTCGTCGCTGGCGTGGTGTTCGTCCAACCGTTCGCGGTGTTGCGATGAACCCAATTGATCACCCACACGGTGGTGGTGAAGGTCGCACATCTGGCGGTCGTCACCCAGTATCTCCTTGGGGTGTGCCTACTAAAGGCTTTAAAACTCGCAAGAACAAACGCACCGACAAGTACATCGTACGTCGTCGTAACAAGTAA
- the rpsQ gene encoding 30S ribosomal protein S17, which translates to MSETIRTLQGRVISSKMDKSIVVAIERKVKHPLYGKFIKRTTKIHAHDENNECGQGDKVEVIECRPMSKTKSFKLVRIIEKARV; encoded by the coding sequence ATGAGCGAAACTATTCGTACTTTGCAAGGTCGCGTGATCAGCAGCAAAATGGATAAGTCTATTGTTGTTGCGATCGAACGCAAGGTGAAACACCCACTTTACGGTAAGTTCATCAAGCGTACGACCAAAATCCACGCTCATGACGAAAACAACGAATGTGGCCAAGGCGACAAAGTTGAAGTTATCGAGTGTCGTCCAATGTCTAAGACTAAGTCTTTTAAATTGGTACGTATCATTGAAAAAGCTCGCGTTTAA
- the murI gene encoding glutamate racemase produces MKTILIFDSGVGGISIYKEIYKLLPEQNYIYAFDNGAFPYGELSDQTLIERTIHIIEQVKSKHIIDIIVIACNTASTIVLPHLRALNNIPVVGVVPAIKPAAAISKMKVIGLLATPATIKRQYTHQLVENFAADCQIKMIGSTRLVEMAEDKIKGHEVDMIELESIIAPWLGRVDSVVLGCTHFPLIKTELNCAFNHRVYLIDSGKAVANRVESLLKDNVDSGCLELLNADKKRKEVGRVYSSVAINNEATLLNYLITEGLSEIRSLDYRLSSDH; encoded by the coding sequence GTGAAGACAATACTTATTTTTGATTCTGGTGTCGGTGGGATATCGATCTATAAAGAGATCTATAAGCTGCTTCCTGAGCAAAATTATATCTATGCATTTGATAACGGTGCTTTTCCTTATGGAGAGTTATCTGATCAGACGTTAATAGAAAGAACGATACATATTATCGAGCAAGTTAAAAGTAAGCACATTATCGATATTATCGTTATCGCTTGTAATACGGCGAGTACGATTGTCCTACCTCATTTACGTGCTTTAAATAATATTCCTGTCGTCGGTGTTGTGCCAGCAATCAAACCCGCCGCTGCTATTAGTAAGATGAAAGTGATTGGTTTATTGGCTACTCCCGCGACGATTAAGCGACAATATACGCATCAATTGGTAGAAAACTTTGCTGCTGATTGCCAAATTAAGATGATTGGTAGTACACGGCTGGTGGAAATGGCTGAAGATAAAATAAAAGGGCACGAGGTTGATATGATTGAGCTTGAAAGTATTATTGCACCTTGGCTAGGGCGTGTAGATAGTGTCGTTTTAGGTTGTACTCATTTCCCATTAATTAAAACAGAACTTAATTGTGCTTTTAATCATCGTGTTTATTTAATTGACTCAGGGAAAGCAGTTGCTAATCGAGTTGAAAGCTTATTAAAAGATAACGTGGATTCTGGGTGTCTTGAATTATTGAATGCAGATAAAAAAAGAAAGGAAGTAGGAAGAGTATATAGTAGTGTTGCTATCAACAATGAAGCAACACTACTTAATTATTTAATCACAGAAGGACTGAGTGAGATTAGATCTCTTGATTATCGTCTCTCTTCGGATCATTAG
- the fabR gene encoding HTH-type transcriptional repressor FabR, whose protein sequence is MGVRAEQKEKTRRSLIDAAFSQLSIERSFSNLSLREVAREAGIAPTSFYRHFKDMDELGLTMVDEGGLILRQLMRQARQRIVAEGSVIATSVETFMEFIESSPNVFRLLLRERSGTSLAFRAAVAREIRHFIEELTDYLEEVNQQSREQAYIQAEAMVTLVFSAAADALDMDSIYREEQAERLIIQLRMIAKGAESYQKIEA, encoded by the coding sequence ATGGGTGTAAGAGCTGAACAAAAAGAGAAAACGCGACGCTCTTTAATTGATGCGGCATTTAGTCAATTAAGTATAGAGCGAAGTTTCTCGAATTTAAGCCTTCGTGAGGTGGCAAGAGAAGCGGGTATAGCACCAACCTCATTTTATCGACACTTTAAAGATATGGATGAACTTGGGTTGACCATGGTTGATGAAGGAGGACTAATCCTTCGTCAATTGATGCGACAAGCTCGACAGCGTATTGTTGCTGAAGGGAGTGTTATTGCGACCTCTGTTGAAACATTTATGGAGTTTATCGAGAGTAGTCCAAATGTATTTCGCTTGCTACTCCGAGAGCGTTCAGGCACCTCTCTAGCTTTTCGTGCGGCGGTGGCTCGTGAGATTAGGCACTTTATTGAAGAGTTAACTGATTATTTAGAAGAGGTTAATCAACAATCGAGGGAACAAGCCTATATTCAAGCTGAAGCGATGGTAACTTTGGTATTTAGTGCTGCAGCTGATGCATTAGACATGGATAGCATTTATCGAGAAGAGCAAGCCGAGCGACTGATTATTCAATTAAGAATGATCGCGAAGGGCGCAGAAAGTTATCAGAAAATAGAAGCGTAA
- the rpmC gene encoding 50S ribosomal protein L29, producing the protein MKAQELREKSVEELNAELLSLLREQFNLRMQVATGQLQQTHTLKIVRRDIARVKTVMTEKAEA; encoded by the coding sequence ATGAAAGCACAAGAGCTACGTGAAAAAAGCGTTGAAGAATTAAACGCTGAGTTGTTGAGCTTGCTACGTGAACAGTTTAACTTGCGCATGCAAGTTGCTACTGGTCAACTACAGCAAACTCATACACTAAAAATCGTACGCCGTGATATCGCGCGTGTAAAAACCGTAATGACCGAGAAGGCTGAAGCATAA
- the rplW gene encoding 50S ribosomal protein L23, producing the protein MIREERLLKVLRAPHISEKATMTAEKNNTIVFKVAIDATKLEIKKAVEKLFEVEVDTVRTLITKGKTKRQGMRMGRRSDVKKAYVTLKEGQDIDFVEGAE; encoded by the coding sequence ATGATTCGTGAAGAGCGTCTGCTGAAAGTATTGCGTGCTCCGCACATCTCTGAAAAAGCAACAATGACTGCTGAAAAAAACAACACTATTGTTTTCAAAGTAGCAATTGATGCAACTAAATTAGAGATCAAGAAAGCTGTTGAGAAGCTATTCGAAGTTGAAGTTGATACTGTCCGAACTCTTATCACTAAAGGTAAGACTAAGCGTCAAGGTATGCGTATGGGTCGTCGTAGCGACGTCAAGAAAGCATATGTTACGCTGAAAGAAGGTCAAGACATCGATTTCGTCGAAGGCGCTGAATAA
- the rplD gene encoding 50S ribosomal protein L4 → MELVVKGADALTVSETTFGREFNEALVHQVVVAYAAGARQGTRAQKTRSEVSGGGAKPWRQKGTGRARAGTIRSPIWRSGGVTFAARPQDHSQKVNKKMYRGALKSILSELVRQDRLIVVDNFSVEAPKTKELLAKLNELELKDVLIVTGELDENLFLAARNLYKVDVRDAETIDPVSLIAFDKVLMTADAVKQVEEMLA, encoded by the coding sequence ATGGAATTGGTAGTAAAAGGCGCTGACGCGCTGACTGTTTCCGAGACTACTTTCGGGCGTGAATTCAACGAAGCACTTGTACACCAAGTGGTTGTTGCATACGCAGCTGGTGCCCGTCAAGGTACTCGCGCTCAAAAGACTCGTTCTGAAGTGTCCGGTGGTGGTGCTAAGCCATGGCGTCAGAAGGGTACTGGTCGCGCCCGTGCAGGTACAATCCGTAGCCCTATTTGGCGCTCGGGTGGTGTAACTTTTGCAGCTCGTCCTCAGGACCACAGCCAGAAAGTTAACAAGAAAATGTACCGTGGTGCTCTTAAGAGCATTTTGTCTGAATTAGTTCGTCAAGATCGTTTGATCGTTGTTGATAACTTCTCAGTGGAAGCACCAAAAACAAAAGAACTTCTAGCTAAGCTTAATGAGCTTGAGCTTAAAGATGTTCTTATTGTAACTGGTGAGCTAGATGAGAACTTGTTCCTAGCAGCACGCAACCTTTATAAGGTTGATGTACGTGACGCAGAAACAATTGATCCTGTTAGCCTAATCGCATTCGACAAAGTTCTAATGACTGCTGATGCAGTTAAGCAAGTTGAGGAGATGCTAGCATGA
- the rplV gene encoding 50S ribosomal protein L22: MEAIAKHRFARISPQKARLVADQIRGKDVAQALELLTFSNKKAAELIKKVLESAIANAEHNEGADIDDLKISKICVDEGPTMKRIMPRAKGRADRILKRSSHISVVVADR; encoded by the coding sequence ATGGAAGCTATAGCTAAACATCGTTTTGCTCGCATTTCTCCACAGAAAGCTCGCTTAGTTGCTGATCAGATTCGCGGTAAAGACGTCGCTCAGGCACTTGAACTTTTAACTTTCAGCAACAAAAAAGCTGCTGAGTTAATTAAGAAAGTGCTAGAGTCAGCCATTGCCAACGCTGAGCACAACGAGGGTGCAGATATTGATGATCTTAAAATCTCAAAAATCTGCGTTGATGAAGGTCCAACCATGAAGCGTATTATGCCTCGTGCGAAAGGCCGTGCCGACCGTATCCTTAAGCGCAGCAGCCACATCAGTGTTGTTGTTGCTGATCGCTAA
- the rplP gene encoding 50S ribosomal protein L16, with the protein MLQPKRTKFRKAFKGRNRGLANGTDVSFGTFGLKAVGRGRITARQIEAARRAMTRHVKRQGQIWIRVFPDKPITSKPLEVRQGKGKGNVEYWVAQIQPGKVLYEMDGVPEELAREAFRLAARKLPVKTTFVTKQVL; encoded by the coding sequence ATGCTGCAACCAAAACGCACTAAATTCCGCAAGGCCTTTAAAGGTCGTAACCGCGGTCTAGCAAATGGTACAGATGTAAGTTTCGGTACTTTTGGACTTAAAGCAGTCGGCCGTGGCCGAATCACTGCTCGCCAAATCGAAGCTGCGCGTCGTGCAATGACCAGACATGTAAAACGTCAAGGTCAAATCTGGATTCGAGTATTCCCGGACAAGCCGATTACGAGCAAGCCGTTGGAAGTTCGTCAGGGTAAGGGTAAAGGTAACGTTGAGTACTGGGTAGCCCAAATCCAACCAGGTAAAGTATTGTACGAAATGGACGGTGTACCTGAAGAGTTGGCTCGCGAAGCGTTCCGCCTTGCGGCACGTAAGCTGCCTGTAAAGACAACTTTCGTAACTAAGCAGGTGTTGTAA
- the rpsC gene encoding 30S ribosomal protein S3 has protein sequence MGQKVHPNGIRLGIVKPWNATWFANSQDFADNLDGDFKVRQFLNAELKKASISRIVIERPAKSIRVTIHTARPGIVIGKKGEDVEKLRARVAKIAGVPAQINIAEIRKPELDGKLVADSIASQLERRVMFRRAMKRAVQNAMRLGAKGIKVEVSGRLGGAEIARTEWYREGRVPLHTLRADIDYATSEAHTTYGVIGIKVWIFKGEVLGGMPVEEQVAPKAPKKQRKGRK, from the coding sequence ATGGGTCAGAAAGTACATCCTAATGGTATTCGTTTAGGCATTGTTAAGCCTTGGAATGCTACTTGGTTTGCTAACAGCCAAGATTTCGCTGACAACCTAGACGGCGACTTCAAGGTACGTCAGTTCCTAAATGCGGAACTGAAAAAAGCGTCTATTTCACGCATCGTTATCGAGCGTCCTGCTAAGAGTATCCGTGTGACTATTCACACTGCTCGCCCAGGTATCGTAATCGGTAAGAAAGGTGAAGACGTAGAGAAACTACGCGCACGTGTAGCTAAAATCGCAGGTGTTCCAGCGCAAATTAATATCGCTGAAATTCGTAAGCCTGAGCTAGACGGTAAACTAGTTGCTGACAGCATCGCGTCACAACTAGAACGCCGTGTTATGTTCCGTCGTGCTATGAAGCGCGCGGTACAGAACGCTATGCGTCTTGGTGCTAAGGGTATTAAAGTAGAAGTAAGCGGCCGTTTAGGCGGTGCTGAAATTGCTCGTACCGAATGGTATCGTGAAGGTCGTGTGCCACTACACACACTTCGTGCTGATATTGATTATGCAACTTCTGAAGCTCACACCACATATGGTGTAATTGGTATTAAAGTTTGGATCTTCAAAGGTGAAGTTCTAGGCGGAATGCCAGTTGAAGAGCAGGTGGCTCCAAAAGCCCCTAAGAAGCAGCGTAAAGGCCGTAAGTAA
- the trmA gene encoding tRNA (uridine(54)-C5)-methyltransferase TrmA — protein sequence MSTSQINVSEYQPQLEEKTTRLQSLFSHLTTPELEVFPSPPQHYRMRAEFRVWHEGEELYYIMFDQQTKQKYRVDQFPMASRIINDLMPLIVDAVKPIPALRHRLFQVDFLSTLSGEILVSLLYHRQLDDEWTVETKKLKQRLQDEGFNINIIGRARKQKIVLDQEFVIEKLKVHDDILTYKQVENSFTQPNGEVAQKMLEWAVDCTAESEGDLLELYCGNGNFSLALAKNFNRVLATELAKPSVESAQYNIAVNNIENVDIIRMSAEDFTDAMEGKREFRRLKQQNIDLSSYQCNTIFVDPPRSGMDDATCKMVQGYQRIIYISCNPDTLIENLHILGETHNITRFALFDQFPYTHHMEAGVMLERK from the coding sequence ATGTCAACATCTCAGATAAATGTCTCAGAATACCAACCTCAACTAGAGGAAAAAACCACTCGCTTACAGAGCCTTTTTTCTCATTTAACAACACCTGAGTTAGAAGTATTTCCTTCTCCACCGCAACATTACCGTATGCGTGCAGAGTTTCGTGTTTGGCATGAAGGTGAAGAGCTGTATTACATCATGTTCGATCAGCAAACAAAACAGAAGTATCGTGTAGATCAATTTCCAATGGCAAGTCGTATTATCAATGATTTAATGCCATTAATTGTTGATGCTGTAAAACCGATACCGGCATTGCGTCATCGTCTTTTCCAAGTTGATTTTCTTTCTACTTTGAGTGGAGAGATCTTGGTTTCGCTGTTATATCATCGCCAACTTGATGATGAGTGGACAGTTGAAACTAAGAAGTTAAAGCAACGTTTACAAGATGAAGGGTTTAATATCAATATTATTGGTCGAGCAAGAAAGCAAAAGATCGTATTAGACCAAGAGTTCGTGATTGAAAAATTAAAAGTTCATGATGATATTTTAACTTATAAACAAGTTGAGAATAGCTTTACCCAGCCTAACGGTGAAGTCGCTCAGAAAATGTTAGAGTGGGCTGTTGACTGCACCGCAGAAAGTGAAGGTGATCTACTGGAACTATATTGTGGTAATGGTAATTTTTCACTGGCACTTGCTAAAAACTTTAATCGTGTATTAGCAACTGAATTAGCCAAACCTTCTGTTGAATCGGCTCAATACAACATTGCAGTTAATAATATAGAGAATGTCGATATCATCCGTATGTCAGCAGAAGATTTTACTGATGCAATGGAAGGAAAACGCGAGTTTCGTCGTCTAAAACAGCAAAACATTGACCTTTCAAGTTATCAATGCAATACCATCTTTGTCGATCCACCACGTTCTGGCATGGATGATGCGACCTGTAAAATGGTGCAAGGCTACCAGCGTATTATCTATATCTCATGTAATCCTGACACCTTAATTGAGAATTTACATATTTTAGGTGAGACTCATAATATCACTCGATTTGCTCTTTTTGACCAGTTCCCATATACCCATCATATGGAAGCCGGTGTGATGTTAGAAAGAAAATAA
- the rplC gene encoding 50S ribosomal protein L3 has product MIGLIGRKVGMTRIFTEEGASIPVTVVEVEPNRVSQVRTLETDGYQAIQVTAGAKKASRVSKPEAGHFAKAGVEAGRGLWEFRLENGEEFEVGAELNVELFAEIKKVDVTGQSKGKGFQGAVKRWNFSTQDMTHGNSLSHRAPGSIGQCQTPGRVFKGKKMAGHMGAERVTTQNLEIVRIDAERNLLLIKGAVPGAIGGNVIVKPAVKA; this is encoded by the coding sequence ATGATTGGTTTAATCGGTCGTAAAGTGGGCATGACCCGCATCTTCACCGAAGAAGGCGCTTCAATTCCTGTAACAGTTGTTGAAGTAGAACCAAACCGTGTTTCTCAAGTAAGAACTTTAGAAACAGACGGTTACCAAGCTATCCAGGTTACTGCCGGCGCTAAAAAAGCTAGCCGCGTATCTAAGCCTGAAGCTGGTCACTTTGCTAAAGCTGGCGTTGAAGCTGGTCGTGGCTTGTGGGAGTTCCGCCTTGAAAATGGCGAAGAGTTTGAAGTTGGCGCTGAGCTAAATGTAGAACTTTTTGCAGAAATTAAGAAAGTTGACGTTACGGGTCAATCTAAAGGTAAAGGTTTCCAGGGCGCTGTTAAGCGTTGGAACTTTAGCACTCAAGATATGACTCATGGTAACTCCTTGTCTCACCGTGCTCCGGGTTCAATTGGCCAATGTCAAACTCCAGGTCGCGTATTTAAAGGCAAGAAGATGGCAGGTCACATGGGTGCTGAGCGTGTAACGACTCAGAACCTAGAGATCGTACGTATTGACGCTGAGCGCAATCTGCTACTTATTAAAGGTGCAGTCCCTGGTGCTATCGGTGGCAACGTCATTGTCAAACCTGCAGTTAAAGCGTAA
- the rpsS gene encoding 30S ribosomal protein S19, with product MPRSLKKGPFIDLHLLKKVEKAVESGDKKPVKTWSRRSMIIPQMIGLTIAVHNGRQHVPVYVTDEMIGHKLGEFAPTRTYRGHAADKKTKKR from the coding sequence ATGCCACGTTCTCTCAAGAAAGGTCCTTTTATTGACCTACACTTGCTGAAGAAGGTAGAGAAAGCGGTGGAAAGCGGAGACAAGAAGCCTGTAAAGACTTGGTCCCGTCGTTCAATGATCATTCCACAAATGATCGGTTTGACCATCGCTGTCCATAATGGTCGTCAGCACGTTCCAGTATACGTAACCGACGAAATGATCGGCCACAAGCTGGGTGAATTTGCACCAACTCGTACTTATCGCGGCCATGCTGCTGATAAGAAAACGAAAAAGCGCTAA
- the rplN gene encoding 50S ribosomal protein L14 has translation MIQMQSRLDAADNSGARSVMCIKVLGGSHRRYAEIGDVIKVTVKEAIPRGKVKKGDVLKAVVVRTRKGVRRPDGSVIRFDRNACVLLNNTTEQPVGTRIFGPVTRELRNDKFMKIVSLAPEVL, from the coding sequence ATGATCCAAATGCAAAGTAGGCTGGACGCAGCGGATAACTCCGGCGCGCGCAGCGTAATGTGTATTAAGGTCTTGGGCGGCTCTCACCGTCGTTATGCTGAAATTGGCGACGTCATCAAAGTTACTGTGAAAGAAGCAATTCCTCGCGGTAAAGTAAAAAAAGGTGATGTTCTAAAGGCGGTAGTAGTACGTACCCGTAAAGGCGTTCGTCGTCCAGACGGCTCTGTCATTCGCTTTGACCGTAATGCTTGTGTATTGTTAAACAACACTACTGAGCAACCAGTCGGTACTCGTATCTTTGGTCCAGTAACACGTGAACTTCGTAACGATAAGTTTATGAAGATCGTGTCACTAGCACCTGAAGTACTGTAA
- the sthA gene encoding Si-specific NAD(P)(+) transhydrogenase, with protein MTEKINIKIKESFDAIVIGSGPGGEGAAMGLTKAGLKVAIIERYNSVGGGCTHWGTIPSKALRHAVSRIIEYNHNPLYCRDNKTLNSTFAQILGHAENVIDKQTRMRQGFYDRNKCSLIYGHAQFIDSNTIAVRNNDGSTEYYHANNFVIASGSRPYHPNNVDFNHSRLYDSDTILSLAHNPRSIIIYGAGVIGSEYASIFRGLGVKVDLINTRSRLLEFLDSETSDSLSYHFWNSGIIIRHDETFESIIGRDDGVILELESGKKMKADCLLFANGRTGNTDTLNLAAADLTANSRGCLEVNNNYCTNQPHIYAVGDVIGYPSLASAAYDQGRVVAEAITLGEAQVRLIDNIPAGIYTIPEISSVGKTEQELTAAKVPYEVGRADFKSLARAQIAGMNVGSLKILFHRETRAILGIHCFGERAAEIIHIGQAIMEQKGDANTIDYFIHTTFNYPTMAEAYRVAALNGINRLF; from the coding sequence ATGACGGAAAAAATAAATATCAAAATCAAAGAGTCATTTGATGCCATAGTCATTGGTAGTGGCCCAGGAGGAGAAGGTGCTGCAATGGGATTAACCAAAGCAGGACTAAAAGTCGCCATTATTGAACGTTATAATAGTGTCGGTGGTGGCTGTACCCACTGGGGAACGATTCCATCAAAAGCATTACGCCATGCTGTTAGTCGTATTATTGAATATAACCATAATCCACTCTACTGCCGCGACAATAAAACATTAAACAGTACATTTGCTCAAATTCTTGGTCACGCTGAAAATGTTATCGATAAACAGACTCGAATGAGACAAGGCTTCTATGATCGTAATAAATGCAGTTTGATTTACGGCCACGCTCAGTTTATTGACTCAAATACCATCGCGGTACGTAACAATGATGGAAGCACAGAATATTATCACGCCAATAATTTTGTAATTGCTTCCGGTTCTCGACCTTACCATCCGAATAATGTCGACTTTAATCACTCCCGTCTCTACGATTCCGACACCATACTTTCTCTTGCTCATAACCCACGCAGTATCATTATTTACGGTGCAGGTGTTATCGGCAGTGAGTACGCTTCTATTTTCAGAGGATTAGGGGTTAAGGTTGATTTAATCAATACCCGCAGTCGTCTACTTGAATTTCTTGATAGTGAAACCTCTGACTCACTCTCTTATCATTTTTGGAATAGTGGAATTATTATTCGTCACGATGAGACCTTTGAGTCAATTATTGGTCGGGACGATGGAGTGATCTTAGAGCTTGAATCAGGCAAGAAAATGAAAGCGGATTGCTTACTTTTTGCTAATGGCCGAACCGGTAATACCGATACCCTTAATCTTGCAGCAGCAGATCTTACCGCTAACTCCCGTGGCTGCTTAGAGGTTAACAATAACTACTGTACAAACCAACCTCACATTTATGCGGTTGGAGATGTTATTGGTTATCCAAGCCTAGCCAGTGCTGCTTATGACCAAGGACGAGTTGTTGCAGAGGCCATCACATTAGGCGAGGCTCAAGTTCGTTTAATTGATAATATTCCAGCAGGGATTTATACCATTCCAGAGATCAGTTCTGTCGGTAAAACAGAACAAGAACTGACGGCAGCAAAAGTCCCTTATGAAGTTGGCCGAGCTGACTTTAAGAGCCTAGCAAGAGCCCAAATTGCTGGAATGAATGTAGGTAGCTTGAAAATTTTATTCCATCGAGAAACTCGTGCCATTTTAGGTATTCATTGTTTTGGTGAAAGGGCTGCGGAGATTATCCACATCGGTCAAGCAATTATGGAACAGAAGGGTGATGCCAACACGATTGATTACTTTATCCATACCACATTTAATTACCCAACGATGGCTGAAGCTTATCGTGTTGCGGCATTAAATGGGATAAATCGGTTGTTCTAA
- a CDS encoding RNA-binding protein, translating to MNSQSRATISIIVIAIIGGILIGLTGISASIAFALGAVVSGFITLTVSKKQPPSTSNIETPEEIASKTIYVGNLPYRANESDIKTLFAQHGEVFAVRLMKDKRTGKRRGFGFVVMAKNDADVAIEALSNSDYGQRTLKVREANDPKRDDNQEI from the coding sequence ATGAACTCACAATCTCGTGCAACTATATCAATAATTGTTATCGCTATTATTGGTGGAATTCTAATTGGACTTACAGGTATCTCAGCATCCATCGCGTTTGCTCTTGGTGCTGTTGTTTCAGGCTTTATTACTTTAACGGTTTCTAAAAAACAACCCCCTTCTACCTCTAATATTGAAACACCAGAAGAAATCGCAAGTAAAACCATCTACGTAGGTAACTTACCTTACCGAGCAAATGAATCAGATATTAAAACTTTATTTGCACAACATGGTGAAGTATTTGCAGTTCGCCTAATGAAAGATAAAAGAACAGGAAAACGTCGCGGTTTTGGTTTTGTTGTCATGGCAAAGAATGACGCTGATGTTGCAATTGAAGCATTAAGTAATAGTGATTATGGTCAACGAACACTAAAAGTTCGTGAAGCTAATGATCCGAAGAGAGACGATAATCAAGAGATCTAA